The Nitrospirota bacterium genome segment AACGCGCATGAGCCGTGGTGTGATCTCAAGGTGCCAATGGAAGTCGTCGTTCAGGGTATGCCAGTGACCGCGGCGCGCGATGCGGTTCGGCGCGGAGTAAAGCATATAATTGTACGGGGGATTCTTGAGTACCTTCCCGAGACGCTGGAGCGTATGGCGGAGCGTCCGGGAAAAGTCCATGATCTCCTCCTTGGAAATGTCCACATAGGAGCACAGATGTTTTTTGGGATAGATCCAGGTTTCGAAGGGAAATCGAGGCGCGAAGGGCACCATGACCAGGAAGTGGCGCGTCTCCTCGATCACGCGCTCCGGAGTTGCAAGTTCCTGCCTGATGATGTCGCAGAAGAGACATCGCTCTTTATAATCATAGTACGATTTGGCGCCATCCAGCTTTTCCTTCACGGCCTTGGGGACGACCGGTGTGGCAATGATCTGGGAATGGGAGTGGTTCAGGGCCGAGCCGGCGGTCCAGCCCTGGTTCTTGAAAACCAGGACATAGCGGAGCCTGCTGTCCCGCTCGAGATCGAGGATCCGGTCACGGTAGGACCAGAGCACTTTTTCCACCTGGCTTTCGGGGAGCTCCTCGAGCCGGAGCGCGTGCTCAGGGCTCTCGATAATGATCTCGTGGGCGCCGATGCCGTTCATCCAGTCGTAGATGCCGCTGCCCTCGCGCTCAAGGGTGCCTTCGATATGCAGCACCGGGAACTTGCTCGGGATCACGCGCACCCACCAGCCTTCGCTATTCGGTGCGGACTTCTCGGTGCGGAACGAGGCGATCTCCGGGGGTGTCTTTGCCTCATTGCCGCCGCAGAACGGACACTCCGCAGGCGTCACATCATCAGGCAGCTCTTCAAATGAATAGTCTTCGGGTTTTTTCGGACGCTCGGTGGAAATGATGATCCACCGGCCGACGATGGGGTCTTTACGCAGGCGGGACATCAGCTGCCCGACCTCGCCCGCTGCTCGGTCAGCACCTTGTGCACGATCTGTTTCAGTTCCTTGATACGGATGGGCTTGTTGATATACTCGGCGGCGCCAAGGCTCATGGCCTTGAGATAGCTTTCCACCTCGCCATACGCGGTAACCATGATCACGTCTGTTTTTGACCCCATCTTCCGGATTTCCTGCAGGAGTTGCAGGCCGTCCATGACCGGCATCTTGATGTCCGTGATAACGAGGTTAAAGGGGCGGCTTTTGAAAAGGCTCAGCGCTTCCTCACCGCCGTTGGCGAGGGAAACGTCATAGCCTTCATCGGTCAATATGGTATTGAAGAGATCGCGAGCGCCTTCTTCGTCATCGACAACAAGAATCTTCATTCGTTCTCCCTCAATACAAGATGGTAGAGAAAAAATATCATAAATTTATGCAATCGTCAAGGTTACACAGAGTAACACTCCTTGCAGAAAAAAGAGAATATGCGCACAGTCATAGCTTAGCTATTTGAAATATCAACGATTTATATCGAACAGCAGTTGCAGCCCCTCAAGAGTAAGATGTGGTTTTATTTCCTGAATGGTCTTTGTTTCCGAAGAAACAAGCTCAGCAAGACCTCCGGTCGCCACAACCCTCGCTTCGGCCGATAGCTCCTCCTTCATCTTCATGACAATGCCGTCCACCAGACCTGCGTAGCCGTAGATGATTCCCGCCTGCATTGCGCTGATGGTGTCCGAACCGATGATCTTCGCGGGTTTAACGAGTTCGACCCGAGGCAGCTTTGATGCGCGTTTGAACAG includes the following:
- a CDS encoding response regulator; amino-acid sequence: MKILVVDDEEGARDLFNTILTDEGYDVSLANGGEEALSLFKSRPFNLVITDIKMPVMDGLQLLQEIRKMGSKTDVIMVTAYGEVESYLKAMSLGAAEYINKPIRIKELKQIVHKVLTEQRARSGS
- the galT gene encoding galactose-1-phosphate uridylyltransferase encodes the protein MSRLRKDPIVGRWIIISTERPKKPEDYSFEELPDDVTPAECPFCGGNEAKTPPEIASFRTEKSAPNSEGWWVRVIPSKFPVLHIEGTLEREGSGIYDWMNGIGAHEIIIESPEHALRLEELPESQVEKVLWSYRDRILDLERDSRLRYVLVFKNQGWTAGSALNHSHSQIIATPVVPKAVKEKLDGAKSYYDYKERCLFCDIIRQELATPERVIEETRHFLVMVPFAPRFPFETWIYPKKHLCSYVDISKEEIMDFSRTLRHTLQRLGKVLKNPPYNYMLYSAPNRIARRGHWHTLNDDFHWHLEITPRLMRVAGFERGSGFYINPTPPEAAAQYLREVKL